One window of the Runella slithyformis DSM 19594 genome contains the following:
- a CDS encoding lysoplasmalogenase encodes MRLKLLIYTVIVLAEIACGYAGFWQGVYLLKPLIMLSLLFWTFGYRTSHSLLWIGMWFGLGGDVFLMIRGKDLFIAGLSSFLVMQIFYISAFLQTITRLKKTQFNPVRWWYIVPFILYAAAFLAVLHPTLTQNPATAGLWIPVVAYAVCLCSMGAAAALRKGSVSRMSYRWVIMGAVLFIISDSSIAGNKFLQPFEASSLIIMTTYAAAQWLIVWGMLKE; translated from the coding sequence ATGCGTCTAAAATTACTTATTTACACGGTTATTGTCCTTGCCGAAATCGCTTGCGGCTATGCCGGTTTTTGGCAGGGAGTATACCTCTTAAAACCGCTCATTATGCTTTCGCTTCTGTTTTGGACATTTGGCTATCGTACTTCACATTCGTTATTGTGGATAGGTATGTGGTTTGGATTGGGGGGAGATGTATTCTTAATGATTCGCGGAAAAGATCTTTTTATAGCCGGATTAAGCTCTTTTTTGGTCATGCAGATTTTCTATATTTCAGCGTTTCTACAAACCATTACCCGTTTGAAAAAAACGCAGTTTAACCCTGTTCGGTGGTGGTACATTGTACCGTTTATTCTTTATGCGGCCGCTTTTTTGGCAGTGTTGCACCCAACCTTGACTCAAAACCCGGCTACCGCGGGCTTGTGGATACCCGTAGTGGCTTATGCTGTATGTTTATGCAGTATGGGAGCGGCGGCGGCGCTGCGAAAAGGTTCAGTGAGTCGAATGAGTTATAGATGGGTAATTATGGGAGCGGTGTTGTTTATCATCTCCGATTCAAGCATTGCGGGCAATAAATTTCTACAGCCTTTCGAGGCTTCATCACTTATTATCATGACTACCTATGCAGCTGCGCAGTGGCTGATTGTATGGGGGATGTTGAAAGAGTGA
- a CDS encoding helix-turn-helix domain-containing protein, with translation MSTVFHVKNMVCDRCKLVVKDIFEKAGAHVITVELGIVEIDENPNPEQLQSIQKMFSEVGFELIDDKQSRMVEKIKTLLVELIHSDFPHLKGNYSDYLSEKLNREYSGLSTLFSLHEGITIEQYIIRQKIERVKELLLYDELNLSQISDELHYSSVAHLSNQFKKVTGLTPGQYRLSSNKHRQSLDKV, from the coding sequence ATGTCTACAGTATTTCATGTTAAAAATATGGTTTGCGACCGCTGTAAGCTGGTGGTTAAAGATATCTTTGAAAAAGCCGGAGCCCATGTGATAACGGTTGAACTGGGCATAGTTGAAATTGACGAAAACCCAAACCCTGAACAACTGCAAAGTATCCAAAAAATGTTCAGTGAAGTAGGCTTTGAGTTGATAGACGACAAACAAAGTCGCATGGTCGAAAAAATCAAAACGTTATTGGTAGAACTGATTCACAGTGATTTCCCACACCTGAAAGGCAATTATTCAGACTACTTATCGGAAAAATTAAACCGTGAATACAGCGGTTTGAGCACGTTATTTTCCCTGCATGAAGGAATCACCATTGAGCAGTATATAATTCGTCAAAAGATCGAACGGGTCAAAGAACTTTTGCTGTATGATGAATTGAATTTAAGCCAAATTTCGGATGAACTGCACTACAGCAGTGTCGCGCATCTTTCCAATCAATTCAAAAAAGTAACGGGTCTGACTCCCGGTCAATACAGGCTCTCTTCAAACAAACACCGTCAATCACTGGATAAAGTATGA
- a CDS encoding cold-shock protein, producing MQEGTVKFFNDTKGFGFITPSNGGADIFVHVTGLNEDIRENDNVSFDVENGKKGLNAVNVKVI from the coding sequence ATGCAAGAAGGAACAGTAAAATTTTTTAATGACACCAAAGGATTTGGTTTTATTACTCCATCTAATGGTGGCGCAGACATTTTTGTACACGTAACAGGTCTTAATGAAGACATTCGTGAAAATGACAATGTGTCTTTCGACGTAGAAAACGGTAAGAAAGGTCTAAACGCGGTTAACGTAAAAGTTATCTAA
- the mce gene encoding methylmalonyl-CoA epimerase, with product MLTNVEHLGIAVKNIAASDELFSKLFNTSSYKHESVESEGVTTSFFIINQTKIELLEATDPDSPIAKFIEKKGEGIHHIAFEVDDIWAEMQRLKNEGFTLLNETPKRGADNKLVCFLHPKGTNGVLIELCQEKP from the coding sequence ATGCTTACCAACGTCGAACATCTTGGAATTGCAGTCAAAAATATCGCTGCTTCCGACGAACTGTTTTCCAAACTTTTTAATACGTCGTCTTATAAACACGAATCTGTTGAATCGGAAGGAGTAACGACCTCTTTTTTCATAATCAATCAAACCAAAATAGAGCTGCTTGAAGCTACTGACCCCGACAGTCCGATAGCGAAATTTATTGAGAAAAAAGGCGAAGGAATTCACCATATCGCGTTTGAAGTGGATGATATTTGGGCCGAAATGCAGCGTCTCAAAAACGAAGGATTTACACTGTTGAATGAAACCCCCAAACGTGGTGCTGATAATAAACTGGTGTGTTTTCTGCACCCCAAAGGTACCAATGGAGTGTTGATAGAACTTTGCCAGGAAAAACCGTAG
- a CDS encoding DUF6702 family protein — protein sequence MPAFRSHDFHTSITRMDYNAKDRAFEISIRVFTDDLEKALSKDNNGQKIVVVNNDKNDPLVEKYIRKHFALITAQKQKKAYSYVGKEQEADATWIYIEIPSQEAVSGLSLQNTIMHDLFDDQINLVNLNYQGQKKSYIFKKDEATLALGL from the coding sequence TTGCCGGCCTTTCGTTCCCACGATTTCCATACCAGCATTACCCGGATGGACTACAATGCGAAGGACAGAGCCTTTGAAATAAGCATTCGCGTCTTTACAGACGATTTGGAAAAAGCCCTTTCAAAAGACAACAACGGACAAAAGATTGTTGTGGTCAACAACGACAAAAACGACCCGTTGGTAGAAAAGTACATCCGAAAACATTTTGCGCTGATCACTGCCCAAAAACAAAAAAAGGCCTATTCGTATGTAGGCAAAGAGCAGGAAGCTGACGCCACGTGGATCTATATTGAAATTCCGTCTCAGGAGGCTGTTTCGGGACTTTCCCTGCAAAATACCATCATGCATGACCTGTTTGACGACCAGATCAATCTGGTCAATCTCAATTATCAGGGACAAAAAAAATCGTACATCTTCAAAAAGGACGAAGCTACGCTGGCTCTGGGGCTTTAG
- a CDS encoding heavy-metal-associated domain-containing protein codes for MKKLTFVFTLILGVAVSSIANGPSKDKEVKIKTSAVCEMCKERIEKNLTLSKGISEAVLNLEDKVVTVKYNPKKTDEAQIRKVITETGYDADNLVCSQKAHDKLPECCQKTSVSHAH; via the coding sequence ATGAAAAAGTTAACATTTGTATTCACCCTGATTTTGGGAGTGGCCGTCAGTTCAATCGCCAACGGGCCAAGCAAAGACAAAGAGGTAAAAATCAAAACCTCTGCCGTGTGTGAAATGTGCAAAGAGCGCATTGAAAAGAACCTGACCCTCAGCAAGGGTATTTCAGAGGCGGTATTGAATCTGGAAGACAAAGTCGTAACCGTCAAGTACAACCCTAAAAAAACGGACGAAGCCCAAATCCGTAAAGTGATCACCGAAACAGGCTACGATGCCGACAATCTGGTATGCAGCCAAAAAGCGCATGATAAACTCCCCGAATGCTGCCAAAAAACATCTGTATCACATGCTCATTAA
- a CDS encoding HYC_CC_PP family protein, translated as MRTFLRRSLTLLMALVVLTASMGFGVVEHHCIMRGKSLHLAALQKEGVPGCQQDSAKIPVSDKTSFQKQNCCDDQQSYENVDVSSSVTQWVAKFLQIISDAVIGALTAVFKSIIALFVSGADSSAHFSFTSLFHGRSLLSFVQSFLI; from the coding sequence ATGAGAACTTTCCTCCGCAGATCGCTTACTTTACTCATGGCCCTCGTTGTATTGACAGCGAGTATGGGCTTTGGTGTAGTAGAGCACCACTGCATTATGCGTGGAAAATCGCTTCACTTAGCGGCATTACAAAAAGAAGGAGTTCCGGGCTGCCAACAGGACAGTGCCAAAATTCCTGTTTCCGACAAAACATCTTTCCAAAAACAAAATTGCTGCGATGACCAACAAAGCTACGAAAACGTAGATGTGTCTTCGTCTGTCACTCAATGGGTGGCAAAATTTCTGCAAATTATCAGTGATGCCGTCATTGGCGCCCTGACCGCCGTTTTTAAATCAATCATTGCACTCTTTGTTTCAGGTGCTGATTCTTCCGCTCATTTTTCCTTTACCTCGCTGTTTCACGGGCGCAGTTTACTGTCTTTTGTCCAATCCTTTTTGATTTAG
- the rplT gene encoding 50S ribosomal protein L20, with protein MPRSVNHVASRARRKKILKLAKGYYGRRKNVWTVAKNAVEKGLVYAYTGRKHKKRNFRALWIQRINAAARQEGLSYSALMGKVHAAGIELNRKVLADLAMNHPEAFKAVVEKVK; from the coding sequence ATGCCACGTTCGGTAAATCACGTCGCTTCGCGGGCTCGCCGCAAAAAAATCTTAAAACTGGCCAAAGGGTACTATGGCCGTCGTAAAAATGTTTGGACCGTAGCCAAAAACGCCGTTGAAAAAGGGCTTGTTTATGCGTATACCGGTCGTAAACACAAGAAAAGAAATTTCCGTGCGTTGTGGATCCAGCGTATCAACGCTGCCGCTCGTCAGGAAGGGTTATCCTATTCCGCTCTGATGGGTAAAGTTCACGCCGCAGGTATTGAACTGAACCGTAAAGTACTTGCGGACCTTGCTATGAATCATCCTGAGGCATTCAAGGCCGTAGTCGAAAAAGTAAAGTAG
- a CDS encoding response regulator transcription factor, producing the protein MAKILVVEDDDALRTNILEHLTIAGHQIHGSLNGIDALETLHTFTPDIIICDIQMPIMDGIEFLKEKQKDKLYQSIPLIFLTSNVSTNQKLMGLEVGAIDYITKPFQIKELIFKIDNITALRSNLMMLPPPAEPLEDKETIRFKTNLEEILLSLHSNQDFSISEAAFQLNMSVSTFQRHLNRYYGSNFSDLLKLYRLTKAAMMLLKTDKSIEEIAFQSGFNSLSYFSRSFKEVYKIPPIKYRLTNLH; encoded by the coding sequence ATGGCAAAAATTTTAGTAGTAGAAGATGATGATGCACTGAGAACTAATATTCTGGAACATTTAACCATTGCAGGTCATCAAATTCATGGTTCTCTGAATGGCATTGATGCTTTAGAGACATTACATACCTTTACCCCTGATATCATTATATGTGACATCCAAATGCCGATAATGGATGGGATCGAATTTCTTAAAGAAAAACAAAAAGATAAGCTTTACCAATCTATTCCGCTTATCTTTTTGACTTCCAATGTATCCACCAATCAGAAATTGATGGGTTTGGAAGTTGGAGCAATTGATTATATTACTAAGCCTTTTCAAATTAAAGAGCTGATTTTTAAAATTGATAATATAACAGCCCTGCGCTCCAACCTTATGATGTTGCCTCCTCCTGCGGAGCCTTTGGAAGATAAAGAAACTATCCGTTTTAAAACTAATCTTGAAGAAATATTACTGTCTTTACATTCAAATCAGGACTTTTCCATTAGCGAAGCCGCTTTCCAACTGAATATGAGTGTCTCGACGTTTCAACGGCATTTGAATCGTTATTATGGGAGTAATTTCAGCGATTTATTAAAGCTATACCGTCTTACAAAAGCAGCAATGATGTTATTAAAAACGGATAAAAGTATTGAAGAGATTGCTTTTCAGTCCGGATTCAACAGCCTTTCATACTTTTCAAGAAGTTTTAAAGAAGTTTATAAAATTCCCCCTATCAAGTATCGCCTGACAAACCTTCATTAA
- the rpmI gene encoding 50S ribosomal protein L35: MPKVKTHSSAKKRFKLTGTGKIKRKHAFHSHILTKKSTKRKRNLVGFTIADDTNLDRIKLMLKI; the protein is encoded by the coding sequence ATGCCTAAAGTAAAAACACACTCAAGTGCCAAGAAGCGTTTTAAGCTTACCGGCACCGGGAAAATCAAGCGTAAACACGCTTTTCACAGTCACATTTTGACTAAAAAATCAACGAAACGTAAGCGCAATTTAGTTGGCTTTACCATCGCTGATGACACAAACCTTGACCGTATCAAATTGATGCTCAAGATCTGA
- a CDS encoding alpha/beta hydrolase-fold protein, producing the protein MKSTFYLLIIVGLFCADISCAQTTHTFTEGLVVGPCHQYGREAIYKDQLTYQVIHKTLAVPAEGKLFFTDAQGKELKWQRVMADTAKRFRHTALSNGYLYLTYTAPKEMLALLQVAGHAGLYFNGIPRGGDANQYGYMYSPVKLKKGLNEILVRVGMGGRFQGIIANLIFPDKKVLLSIPDITLPHIVFRENTEPVWGGIVLFNLTEKPLVNVQLRAVIQGKEIISDVPVITALNSRKVGFRMDVSAVHQKGEVPCELTLLQNGKAMDQKTIMMQAVESNEHYSNTFISAIDGSVQYFGVAPQKGGQTDTAALFLSVHGAGVEAIGQARAYKSKDWGTLVAPTNRRPRGFNWEDWGRLDALEVLGIAKKKFNPHPQKIFLTGHSMGGHGSWYLGATYPGMWAGVAPCAGYPTLMGYGSADGKIPENSTDPVEKMLLRASNPSNVMALASNYKASGIYILHGDADRTVSVEYARTMRNTLGAFHNDFSYYEYPNGSHWYGDHSVDWPALFDFFKWHRSKKAEETEVIDFTTANPGISSVYLWAGIEQQEMPLNYSRIQAKRNATKKLISITTDNVHTVTLWPGAFEKGRPFTVKIDDMEVCTSCMVDDKPLYFTKNGRWTVAEKPAVTQKGAHRNGTFKAAFNHKMVFVYGTAGTKEENEWAYNKARYDAETWYYRGNGAVDIITDREFTLAGYPDRGVVLYGNAATNAAWPLVLSQSPIQIQRGSIKVGEEQLTGDDMGAYFTYPRPDSPFASVAVVSGSGLTGMMATESNQYFTGGSGFPDYFIFGADMLKDGTKGVKMAGFFDNDWKVSKASVVKAQ; encoded by the coding sequence ATGAAATCCACCTTTTACTTGTTGATTATAGTCGGGTTATTCTGTGCTGATATAAGCTGCGCCCAAACAACTCACACATTTACGGAAGGACTTGTGGTAGGGCCTTGTCATCAATATGGGCGCGAGGCTATATACAAAGACCAATTAACGTATCAAGTGATTCATAAAACATTGGCGGTTCCTGCCGAAGGAAAACTGTTTTTTACTGATGCGCAAGGGAAAGAACTGAAATGGCAGCGGGTAATGGCCGATACAGCCAAACGATTTCGCCATACGGCATTGAGCAACGGCTATCTGTATTTGACCTATACCGCTCCCAAAGAAATGTTGGCGTTATTGCAGGTGGCAGGTCATGCAGGATTGTATTTTAATGGTATACCTCGCGGAGGCGACGCCAACCAATATGGCTACATGTATAGCCCCGTGAAACTCAAAAAAGGCCTAAATGAGATTTTGGTTCGGGTAGGTATGGGCGGACGATTTCAGGGCATTATCGCAAATTTGATTTTTCCGGATAAAAAAGTCCTGTTAAGCATCCCCGATATAACCTTGCCCCACATCGTTTTTAGAGAAAACACCGAGCCTGTTTGGGGAGGAATTGTGCTGTTCAATTTGACTGAAAAACCACTGGTAAATGTACAGCTTCGTGCGGTGATACAGGGCAAAGAAATCATCAGCGACGTACCCGTCATCACAGCCCTGAACTCTCGAAAAGTAGGTTTTAGAATGGATGTGAGTGCCGTTCACCAAAAAGGTGAGGTACCTTGTGAGCTTACGTTACTGCAAAATGGCAAGGCAATGGATCAAAAGACAATTATGATGCAGGCTGTTGAATCCAATGAACATTACAGCAATACGTTTATCAGCGCCATAGATGGCAGTGTTCAGTATTTTGGGGTTGCTCCCCAAAAAGGCGGGCAAACCGACACGGCGGCACTGTTTTTGTCGGTACACGGAGCCGGTGTAGAGGCGATTGGGCAGGCAAGGGCTTATAAATCAAAAGATTGGGGAACATTGGTTGCTCCCACAAATCGACGTCCCCGGGGTTTTAACTGGGAAGATTGGGGCCGACTGGATGCCCTGGAAGTATTGGGAATTGCCAAAAAGAAATTTAATCCGCATCCCCAAAAGATTTTTTTGACGGGACATTCCATGGGGGGGCACGGTTCGTGGTACTTAGGAGCAACCTATCCGGGTATGTGGGCAGGCGTAGCGCCCTGCGCAGGGTATCCAACACTGATGGGCTATGGCTCTGCCGACGGAAAAATTCCTGAAAACAGCACGGATCCGGTAGAAAAAATGCTGCTTCGGGCCAGTAATCCCAGCAATGTAATGGCTCTGGCCTCCAATTATAAGGCAAGCGGTATTTATATCTTGCACGGTGATGCCGATCGGACGGTTTCTGTCGAATATGCCCGCACGATGCGTAACACATTAGGGGCTTTTCACAATGATTTTTCGTATTACGAATATCCTAATGGTTCGCATTGGTACGGTGATCACAGCGTGGATTGGCCGGCACTGTTTGACTTTTTTAAATGGCACCGCAGCAAAAAGGCCGAAGAGACCGAAGTGATTGATTTTACGACGGCCAACCCCGGCATTTCGTCGGTATACCTTTGGGCAGGCATCGAGCAACAGGAAATGCCCCTGAACTATAGCCGAATTCAGGCAAAACGAAACGCAACTAAAAAATTGATATCTATCACAACGGATAATGTACACACGGTTACTCTTTGGCCGGGGGCGTTTGAAAAAGGTCGACCCTTTACGGTGAAGATTGATGACATGGAGGTCTGTACTTCCTGTATGGTTGACGATAAACCTCTTTATTTTACGAAGAACGGTAGGTGGACCGTAGCCGAAAAACCTGCGGTTACCCAAAAAGGGGCGCATCGAAACGGGACATTTAAAGCTGCTTTTAATCACAAAATGGTGTTTGTGTACGGTACAGCAGGAACAAAAGAAGAAAATGAATGGGCTTACAACAAAGCCCGTTATGATGCCGAAACCTGGTATTATCGGGGTAATGGGGCGGTGGACATTATTACTGACCGGGAATTTACCCTTGCCGGTTATCCTGATCGGGGTGTTGTATTATATGGAAATGCCGCTACCAATGCGGCATGGCCCTTAGTATTGAGTCAAAGTCCGATTCAAATTCAACGAGGTAGTATCAAAGTAGGAGAGGAGCAACTGACAGGAGATGATATGGGTGCTTATTTTACTTACCCTCGTCCTGACAGCCCTTTTGCTTCGGTGGCTGTAGTTTCCGGTTCGGGTTTGACAGGAATGATGGCGACAGAGTCTAATCAATACTTTACCGGTGGCAGTGGTTTTCCGGACTATTTTATCTTCGGAGCAGATATGCTGAAAGATGGCACAAAAGGAGTGAAAATGGCGGGCTTTTTTGATAATGACTGGAAGGTCTCGAAAGCAAGTGTTGTGAAAGCGCAATGA
- a CDS encoding TonB-dependent receptor, translating into MSQNDVKPGKDCVMPDKMDSTTFAEDNHSIIMIKYAFLIAFIFTSSLFTALHAQRVTGTVFEKNEAGKKTPLVGVNVFWAETSLGAATDSLGKFDIARSARSNRLVVSYVGFRTDTIKVTSESNFEIVMKSEGQLGEVVVRATSSQIDRLNPIQTEIITTKALAKAACCNLSESFETNASVSVSYSDAVTGAKQIQFLGLGGQYVQTNVENVPTIRGLASTFGMNYIPGTWIQSIDVAKGAGSVVNGYESLTGAINVELVKPDAREKLYFNAYVNHLGRGEVNLNINRKLSEKWSTGFLTHASTLQNRVDNNGDGFMDLPLYTQFNGVNRWQYKSDKMMAQFGIKALTEKRIGGQMGFEPSAHRGTAKFYGFGNQTNRFELFSKTAKLYQDKPYKGLGLILNASQHNTDSYFGFANYDGRQRTLYGNLIYQSIINNTNHQFKTGLSYLLDDYREAYKDSLMTRTESVPGAFFEYTYNHLEKFTLVAGLRADYHNLFGAFVTPRLHARWQPLEHTTLRVSAGRGQRTPNAFAEYYGYLVSGRTVRFWGSKIQPEVSWNYGISLTQTFHWLDKHWDLVLDYYRTDFQSQLIVDTDHATPLASHLYFYNLKGKSFSNSFQIELNTLLSKRTEVKLAYRLFDVWQTMGQPFGNTILQQRMMVPRDRVLFNIGYNLPYDKWKLDLTIQWNGKARITDPMQSLQATIDRKPMPILYSQSFMNLNAQASRAFKKFEVYLGGENLTNFRQANPIIHPEDPFNKYFDAGQTWGPVVGRVIYAGIRIKVKE; encoded by the coding sequence ATGAGCCAAAATGATGTAAAACCCGGCAAGGATTGTGTAATGCCTGACAAAATGGACAGTACTACCTTTGCAGAGGATAATCACAGCATAATCATGATCAAATACGCTTTTCTGATCGCCTTCATTTTTACGTCTTCTCTGTTTACCGCGCTCCATGCCCAGCGCGTAACGGGAACGGTCTTTGAGAAAAATGAGGCAGGAAAAAAAACGCCGCTGGTCGGAGTAAATGTCTTTTGGGCAGAAACTTCCCTGGGGGCCGCAACCGATTCTTTAGGAAAATTTGACATTGCCCGTTCTGCAAGATCAAACCGTTTGGTGGTGAGCTATGTCGGTTTCAGGACTGATACCATCAAAGTTACCTCTGAAAGTAACTTTGAGATCGTGATGAAATCCGAAGGACAACTCGGAGAGGTAGTAGTACGGGCCACTTCGTCCCAAATTGATCGATTGAACCCCATCCAAACCGAGATCATTACCACGAAAGCACTCGCGAAAGCGGCCTGTTGTAATCTATCTGAAAGTTTTGAAACCAACGCCTCCGTATCGGTAAGCTACAGTGATGCCGTAACGGGGGCCAAACAGATTCAGTTTCTGGGACTGGGCGGGCAATACGTACAGACCAACGTCGAAAATGTCCCCACCATCCGTGGATTGGCGTCGACTTTTGGTATGAATTATATTCCGGGGACATGGATTCAGTCCATTGACGTAGCCAAAGGGGCCGGCTCAGTGGTCAACGGATATGAGAGCCTGACGGGAGCGATCAATGTGGAGTTGGTGAAACCCGATGCCCGCGAAAAACTGTACTTTAACGCTTACGTCAATCATTTGGGGCGTGGCGAGGTCAATCTAAATATCAATCGGAAGCTATCCGAAAAATGGTCGACGGGCTTTCTGACTCACGCCAGTACCCTGCAAAATCGCGTTGACAACAACGGGGACGGCTTCATGGACCTGCCCCTCTATACCCAATTTAACGGCGTAAATCGTTGGCAGTATAAAAGCGATAAAATGATGGCCCAATTTGGGATAAAAGCATTGACCGAAAAACGGATTGGCGGACAAATGGGATTTGAGCCTTCAGCGCATCGCGGTACGGCCAAATTTTACGGATTCGGTAATCAAACCAACCGTTTTGAATTGTTTTCAAAAACGGCGAAGTTGTACCAGGACAAACCGTACAAAGGGTTAGGACTGATCTTAAATGCCTCACAGCATAACACCGACTCCTATTTTGGTTTTGCCAATTACGACGGACGTCAGCGGACGCTCTACGGAAATCTGATTTATCAATCCATCATTAATAATACCAATCACCAGTTTAAAACAGGATTGAGCTATCTGTTGGATGATTATCGCGAAGCCTACAAGGATAGTTTGATGACCCGCACCGAGTCCGTACCCGGCGCTTTTTTTGAGTATACGTACAATCATTTAGAGAAATTTACACTCGTAGCCGGCTTACGTGCCGATTATCATAATTTGTTCGGGGCATTCGTTACGCCACGCCTGCACGCACGCTGGCAACCTTTGGAACATACGACCCTGCGTGTTTCGGCAGGTCGAGGCCAACGTACCCCCAATGCTTTTGCCGAATATTACGGTTATCTGGTCAGCGGGCGTACCGTTCGTTTCTGGGGATCGAAAATTCAGCCGGAAGTTTCGTGGAATTATGGTATCAGCCTCACCCAAACGTTTCATTGGTTGGATAAGCATTGGGATTTGGTATTGGATTATTACCGTACTGATTTTCAAAGTCAGTTGATCGTTGACACCGACCATGCCACCCCATTGGCCTCTCATCTGTATTTCTATAACCTGAAAGGCAAGTCTTTTTCCAACAGTTTTCAGATTGAACTGAATACGCTGTTATCCAAACGCACCGAGGTAAAATTGGCATACCGTTTGTTTGATGTATGGCAAACCATGGGTCAACCCTTTGGCAATACTATTTTGCAACAACGCATGATGGTACCACGCGACCGCGTGCTGTTCAATATTGGATACAACCTTCCATACGACAAATGGAAGTTAGATTTGACCATTCAGTGGAATGGAAAAGCGCGTATCACCGACCCGATGCAATCGTTGCAGGCAACGATTGACCGCAAGCCCATGCCGATTTTATATTCGCAATCGTTTATGAATTTAAATGCACAGGCATCACGGGCATTCAAAAAATTTGAAGTGTATTTGGGTGGTGAAAACCTGACAAATTTCAGGCAGGCCAACCCAATCATTCATCCGGAAGATCCTTTCAATAAATATTTTGATGCCGGCCAAACCTGGGGTCCGGTGGTGGGAAGAGTCATTTATGCGGGCATACGAATCAAAGTTAAAGAATAG
- a CDS encoding hybrid sensor histidine kinase/response regulator gives MIIKVLIIEDEDAIRENIAEMLSISGFKVETAANGREGLSQTLVFKPDVIICDIMMPLMNGYQVLETLRSSNSQANTPFIFLTSMANPAEIREGMLIGADDYLTKPFNFSDLIAAIESRLKREKLRKEELNTQIKEYQYNLNKVSTHEYNTPLSSMLGFLNLLSNHYSSFDKEETLSMLELITLSCTRLKKTLDNSHLHLLLQKLEPTHDWYKQYTTGCTVIDEKSLKEMASSLAHQYETAFVRKTSFRASIETATISISEANLKKAVEELIENAFKFSDDNSCVEITGKRLQDNYQLTIINQGREFHPDHIRQIGPYLQFEREKYEQQGLGLGLWIAQKLITLNKGQLTIGSHNGHTCITVLFGIME, from the coding sequence ATGATTATCAAGGTTTTAATTATTGAGGATGAGGATGCTATCCGTGAAAATATAGCCGAAATGCTGTCTATTTCCGGATTTAAAGTAGAGACGGCCGCTAATGGCCGAGAGGGACTCTCACAAACCCTTGTTTTTAAGCCGGATGTAATCATTTGTGATATCATGATGCCCCTTATGAATGGCTATCAGGTACTTGAAACCCTGCGCAGTTCAAACTCACAGGCTAATACCCCATTCATTTTTTTAACTTCCATGGCTAATCCTGCGGAAATAAGGGAAGGGATGTTGATAGGTGCTGATGATTATTTGACAAAACCCTTTAATTTTTCCGATCTGATAGCCGCTATTGAAAGTAGGCTGAAACGGGAAAAACTACGCAAAGAAGAGCTGAATACACAAATAAAAGAATACCAATACAATCTTAACAAGGTCTCTACCCATGAATACAATACACCGTTAAGCAGTATGTTGGGATTTTTAAATTTATTGTCAAATCATTATTCTTCATTTGATAAAGAGGAAACGCTTTCAATGCTTGAATTAATTACACTTTCATGCACCAGATTAAAAAAGACATTGGATAACAGCCATTTACATTTACTTTTACAAAAACTCGAACCTACCCATGATTGGTACAAACAGTATACTACCGGGTGTACTGTTATTGACGAAAAAAGTCTTAAAGAAATGGCATCATCATTGGCACATCAATACGAAACCGCTTTTGTACGTAAGACTTCTTTCCGTGCTTCTATTGAAACTGCCACTATTTCTATTTCAGAGGCAAACCTAAAAAAAGCCGTGGAGGAGTTAATTGAAAACGCTTTTAAATTCTCAGATGATAACAGTTGCGTGGAAATCACGGGAAAACGGCTTCAAGATAACTATCAACTGACCATTATAAACCAAGGCAGAGAATTCCACCCTGATCATATCCGACAAATAGGCCCTTATCTTCAATTTGAAAGAGAAAAGTATGAGCAACAGGGCCTTGGTCTTGGATTATGGATTGCCCAAAAGTTAATTACCTTAAACAAAGGCCAATTAACTATAGGCAGTCATAATGGACATACATGCATAACCGTTTTATTTGGAATAATGGAATAG